DNA from Chelonia mydas isolate rCheMyd1 chromosome 3, rCheMyd1.pri.v2, whole genome shotgun sequence:
AGTTATACTAGTACAAAACTCCTCTGGAATAAACTCTAATAACAACCACAAACTgaagattattttgttttaaactgatcaacttttttacattttcttttaaacaggaaCGAGAAATGCATAGAATCCTGTAAGAAACAGTGAACTGAAGAAACCACCTTGAATCTCAAGGAGCCTATAATTCCAAGGAAATCTTGACTGGTTTAAAAACTGTTCATAACTGCAGTTAGTTTCTCCTATTAAAATAGTTGCTTAAAGTAAATAAATTATGGACATAACTATATTTAAGACTCTAATCTTAAAGGATCAAATTTCCTCAGCACAGTCAAttgaaaaaacaacacaaaaggaTGCCATTGAGCACGACAGCTTCCGAGGGTGGGGCAATAATCGCAGAATACAATCACACATCCGTGTATTTAGTTGACTCTGTTGCTGCAAATATCAGAGCTGAAAGTCGGAGGAAAATCTTTAGCTCCTCTTTGAGCTGAAATAAAACAGTGCAATCAGTCAAACTGATCTTGGGAGATGCATGTAGGCTGAGATGAACATCTAGGTAAATCAAAACTGTTAAAACTGAATGATCTTTGACTTGTTAAAGAACATATACCCCTTactctgaagaagaagaaaaaataagaaaaaagctcATAGAAAGCTAAATTGCgcgaggaaaaaaaaatcaaaatcctccAAGGTACAGGCAGTGAGATACTTTATTACTTTTCATTGATCTGTCAATGCCACTCACGGAAAGTCTGAGCAATCAAGCTGTAGCAAACACATTATGGTTACAGATATCTATACAATGTTGAAATTAGTCAAGTTCAAAAGTTCAGCAGCGAGTGGCTGCAGGGACGGCTGCCGCCACACCCCTTTCTGCTGTCAGCATGTGAGAGGAGTCCAGGCTTGGAAACAAGGCTGAAATTGACCATGTGCCAAGAAGGAGAGTTGAGCAAGAAAAACCCACAGTAACATTCAACCTTAAaccacaaagggaaaaaaagtaaaaagggagaggggagaagcggaAGGCGAAGGGGTGGCTGACTGTgcggctgggagtgtgtgtggggggggggacattaGCCGGGCCCAGCCTCTGCTAGAGCCATGGAGAGCCCAGTCCTATCCTGTGTCCTTTATCCAGGTGATGGGAATATCAGTGAGGCAAAGACCTGTCCAAAGAGGCTCTGcggagaagcggagcagcagcTAGGGCCACCGGGAAAAGCGCTGGGGGAAGCGGAGAGCAGCAACGGCGGCCAGCCGCAGCCCGGCTCCATGGAAGGCAGCGCGGCAGCGGGGGAAGAGGAGCGCGGGGGTGGGGAAAGCGGCGCGCTCCCTTTGCAAGCCCCCTGCGGTTTCAGCTCCTCCTTGTGCTTCAGCTCGCCCGGGGCGGGGGACAAAGCCCCGCAGCAGGATCCCGGAGCAGCCGCCTCCTGCAGCCGGGTGGTGAAGAGCCAGTGGGAGATTAACAACGCGGCGTCCGAGTccgaggaggagggggaagcggGAGGAGGCGACATCGCCCGGCCGCCGCCTGGCACTTACTGTCCCCAGGCTGGAGCGCAGCCCAGGAGCCCGCAGCAGCCGGTCTCGGAGGAGCCGGACCTGGTGATCGAGGTGTCCGGCCGGCGGATCCGAGCCCACAAGTCGGTGCTGGCGGCCAAGAGCGACTATTTCCGCGCGCGCTCGTCCCGGGACATCCTGCGGGTGAAGGGGGTGAGCTACGGGGCGCTGCGCCTGCTCATCGACTACGTCTACACGGCCCGCATGGGCGAGGTGCGCCACGACAACCTGGCCGAGGTGGTGAGCGGCGCCCGCGTGCTGCAGATGCCCTGCGCCCTGCACTGCGCGGCCGAGGCCATGCGGGCCCAGCTGCGCCTCGACAACTGCTACCAGCTGCTGTGCCTGGCCAAGAAGCAGCGGCTGGCGGAGCTGCGGGAGGCCGCCTACCGCTTCATGAGCGACCACTACCTGCAGGTGCTGCGGGAGCCCGCCGTCTACGGGCGCCTGAGCGGCGCCGAGCGGGACCTCATCCTGCAGCGCCGCCTGGAGGCCGGCAAGCGGAGCCTGCTGGTGGCCGAGGTCAGCGACGCCTTCGAGAGGCTGAGCGCGGGCAGCAGGCCGCAGAGCCGGGAGAGCAGCCGGCCGCAGAGCCCCTCCTCCGTGGTTTCGCTGGAGGAGAGCAGCTACCTGATCTACTGCTACCAGGAGGCGGCCAAGGAGTGGAGGGTGCTGACCCGCCTGCCCGAGGAGGCCAACGCCAAGGGCTGCGCCATGTGCGTCCTCTACAACTACCTCTTCCTGGCTGGGGGCATCGCGACGGCCCCGGGCGAGCAGCGCGCCCGCCTCTCCGACAAGGTCTTCTGCTACAACCCGCTCACCGACACGTGGAGCCAGGTGCGGCCGCTGGGCCAGCCCCGCTCGCAGCTCAAGCTGCTGGCCTTGGACGGCTACCTCTACGCCGTGGGGGGCGAGTGCCTCTTCACGGTGGAAAGGTACGACCCGCGGGCCGACCGCTGGAGCCCGGTGGCCCCGCTGCCCAAGGGCGCCTTCGCCGTGGCGCACGAAGCCACCACCTGCAACGGGGAGATCTACGTGTCCGGCGGCTCCCTCTTCTACCGCCTGCTCAAGTACGACCCCCGGCGGGACGAGTGGCAGGAGTGCCCCTACAacagcagccgccgccgctccGCCGACATGGTGGCCTTCAAGAGCTTCATCTACCGCTTTGACCTGAGCGGCAGCCGCGGCGAGCAGGGGCAGGCCGGCGGGGTCGAGGTCTTCCGCTACAACACCGTGGCCAAGCGCTGGAGCCAGTGCGCCTCCCTGAGGCCCAGCAgcggccccctgcagcccttccgCTGCGCCGCCCTGGGCAGCACCATCTACTGTGTCAACCGGGCCGGCACCCTACGTTTCAACCTGGCCCAGGACGGCGAGGTGGAGGCCGACGGGGGGCTGCCGGGCAGCTTCGACGCAGAGCTGCTGAAGGCCCCCTTCGAGGCCAAAGGTGTCCTCCTGCCCTTCGTGCTCACCCTGCCAGAGAAGCCAGACAAAGCTGGGGAGCCGGAGAGCCCCCTGGTGTTCTGAGTGGGCCTGGCGTGAGGGCAGCCAGATCAACTGCGGGAAGGGGCTGTGCTTGGTTTCCGTGTGGTGCCCTGATCAGCTGGTCTGGGGCCTCTCCACTACTGCACAGCAAACATCCAGCCAGGGGCCCGCACCAGCTGGCAGGATTAGAGGGAGCTGGGCTTGCCCCTAGCTCAGCAGCCTGCCCGACAGCCACAGCCCCTGACTTGGGGCACCTTCAGAAGGTATGCATGCATTAGAGGGCTGGGGTGCCCCTCTTGAAACGTTGATCTAGGGCCGGTGCTGGTTATAACCACTCTAATCTTTACTTTGCTTCATGCGGGAAGAATTCACTCCTTGGCGCTGGTGAGCAGCCAAGCAAATTAAAGAAAAGCTGCTAAAATAGGATAATCTTTGGGATAATGTGGGCCAGTTCCCAATCTGGAGAAGACCTTTCCTCCTGGAGTTATATAAATCCCTGAAAACAGAAGCTTATAATGGAATATTTAATAATAGTGTTGCTCTTGTATATATACACAAGAGGGGCTGCTTCTTCTGCCTTTCGTTTTCTTCTCTCCTTTGGATATCAGTTGTGAATACTGCTGGCTACATAAAGGAATCCAATTTACTCAACAGCTCATATGTTAGAAAAGTGTAAGGAGATCATCTGAATTGCATTCTTTCATTTTTGGTTTAATAGATTCTTTAAGGAAGACATGGCACTGTAGCCCCAAGAATCTGCAACCACAACGAATGATTTAACAGAGACCAGATTTAAAGTTTTTAAGCAACACAAATGCCTGCCACATGTTCAGATTTGGAATACAGAGGAAAAGTCAGTTTACCATAGCACAGCAGAATTGTGGCTGAAAGAAATGATAATTTCTGTAAAAGACAATGCTTTACTTTTTTATCAGAAGTGTTAAATCATAGTAAACAGGAAGCAAAGCTGTTCAGTTCATGGCAGATTGAAATGACTGTGGATGCCACTGAGTGTTGGGGGAAACATTTTGTATTTCACTGCTCTTTAATTACCTGCAAATCAATGAAAATGAACCTAAACCAAATGTGAATTCGTTGAAACTGATTGCATTCAGTTTACATATTACACTTTATGTCCAGTAGCCTGTGGTAAGAGACTATTCCAGCATAGAACAAGGCTATCATGGGAGAacaagaaaaacaagagtttgcTAGACAAGCTGATTATACTTACGTACTAGCATAATGTTAAGATTTCCCTATCTTTTAATTGAGaggctgatttatttatttgaggtAAATGAGTGTTGTAATTAATAATTCACTTGTCAATTATAGTTCTTACTGATGCCATATACTTTCATTTGGATTCTGAATCTTTTGAGAATAATTGTTTAGGAAGCAGCATatagagagaagaaaaatgataTAATGGGAAGTTGAAGCATACTTTTTATCATGTTATTCAGAAAAAAAGTGTAGACCTTCTGGACAGGCATGCTGTATTAAAAAGCGCACTTGcatttattttatacattttatatgTAGACATCCAATAGAAGGATACAGCAAATCTGTTTAGCTTTACAGTAATTAATGAGAAACCATTTTCTTAAAATAGACCCAGTGTTTTTGCTGTGGTTAATTCAGCCTGGAATTGTCACTTGataatggaaaaaaattgtttatgaGTATTCATCATTCTAGAAAGACATAGCAACTTCACATCAAAGAACTGCAGTAGAAGaatctttgttttattaaaatatcttatttttagCAGAGTGCTAACAGTAAAGTTCTTATATCTCATTGCTAGT
Protein-coding regions in this window:
- the KBTBD11 gene encoding kelch repeat and BTB domain-containing protein 11 — its product is MESPVLSCVLYPGDGNISEAKTCPKRLCGEAEQQLGPPGKALGEAESSNGGQPQPGSMEGSAAAGEEERGGGESGALPLQAPCGFSSSLCFSSPGAGDKAPQQDPGAAASCSRVVKSQWEINNAASESEEEGEAGGGDIARPPPGTYCPQAGAQPRSPQQPVSEEPDLVIEVSGRRIRAHKSVLAAKSDYFRARSSRDILRVKGVSYGALRLLIDYVYTARMGEVRHDNLAEVVSGARVLQMPCALHCAAEAMRAQLRLDNCYQLLCLAKKQRLAELREAAYRFMSDHYLQVLREPAVYGRLSGAERDLILQRRLEAGKRSLLVAEVSDAFERLSAGSRPQSRESSRPQSPSSVVSLEESSYLIYCYQEAAKEWRVLTRLPEEANAKGCAMCVLYNYLFLAGGIATAPGEQRARLSDKVFCYNPLTDTWSQVRPLGQPRSQLKLLALDGYLYAVGGECLFTVERYDPRADRWSPVAPLPKGAFAVAHEATTCNGEIYVSGGSLFYRLLKYDPRRDEWQECPYNSSRRRSADMVAFKSFIYRFDLSGSRGEQGQAGGVEVFRYNTVAKRWSQCASLRPSSGPLQPFRCAALGSTIYCVNRAGTLRFNLAQDGEVEADGGLPGSFDAELLKAPFEAKGVLLPFVLTLPEKPDKAGEPESPLVF